From Rhineura floridana isolate rRhiFlo1 chromosome 5, rRhiFlo1.hap2, whole genome shotgun sequence, a single genomic window includes:
- the LOC133386206 gene encoding vacuolar protein sorting-associated protein 16 homolog, whose amino-acid sequence MGVEGGSAWRQEESCWGERPQETRPSTDCYTANWDPLGEEAYYRKLDVYIMGWNLREDLRDCLVAAAPCGGPIALLKTKKEKSPSSRPPLEICFASGVLLASIPWKNCPAVHLGLTTSKDLLCIQEDGSVLIYSLFCEFKRRFSMGNKPKVAYMWFPGSLPSRLPSLSLQCGHGLAAISGAWEEFWRSP is encoded by the exons ATGGGCGTTGAGGGCGGAAGTGCCTGGCGACAGGAGGAGAGCTGTTGGGGCGAGAGACCCCAGGAGACGCGCCCCAGCACGGACTGTTATACGGCAAACTGGGACCCTCTCGGGGAAGAGGCTTATTACCG GAAACTAGATGTGTACATCATGGGCTGGAACCTGAGGGAGGACTTGCGAGACTGCTTGGTTGCTGCTGCTCCCTGTGGGGGCCCCATTG CTTTGCTGAAAACCAAGAAAGAAAAATCTCCCAGTTCCCGGCCACCTCTTGAAATCTGTTTTGCCTCTGGGGTCCTCTTGGCTAGCATTCCA TGGAAGAACTGCCCGGCTGTGCATCTTGGCTTGACGACCAGCAAGGACCTCCTCTGCATCCAAGAGGATGGCTCAGTCCTCATCTACAGCCTTTTCTGTGAGTTCAAGCGGCGCTTCAGCATGGGAAAT aaacccaaggtggcttacatgtggttcccaggcagtctcccatccaggcttccttccctctctctacAGTGTGGACATGGGCTAGCTGCCATTTCTGGGGCTTGGGAGGAATTTTGGAGGAGCCCCTGA